From the Gouania willdenowi chromosome 19, fGouWil2.1, whole genome shotgun sequence genome, one window contains:
- the tbx6 gene encoding T-box transcription factor TBX6: protein MLSVEMYPSLTLGPQRIGDCFSRDRDAAAHIPLFPSACDAAAKALPPPVPNQLTSKSKKDEVKMELENSSLWKQFSSVGTEMIITKKGRRMFPGLKLKLSGLNQSLRYILLLDIVPVDNSRYRFQGGGWQVVGGAEARLPDRVFIHPDSPATGAHWQSRTISFHYAKLTNNTLDSHGHIILHSLHRYQPRVHVIEARDVLKWGGQQHTFVFPETQFITVTAYQNHKITELKINSNPFAKGFREDGMNNKKQRNARQKRKMAVLTETTDTVSCDPCNSTELLALAPLPTLPDPCCGFRPEDASYEDAMVPQQPLDLHQTFMASQMSDIGMSISNEMQNTAGNQVENSLIDSTDSAVYSSTFSADEVNASSFPPAPLPIPSSSSSFSTLPPVLDSSDSSNPQSSINYPSLLSSSPTLSVTSSTPALQHTSFVFPTPPPSNSSSPQTLLSSSSSHSYPVIDVDYSGAPSSCQVDLQNQISPQALLNQSESSSPDDQSTPVFLYPDIVSQNPDPVSTSQPQKSTVSLPFCLPSYGPASSFTFPPHMQNLSYPNVSQSSTHPVHPDHPVLQLPNMSFHQSQGSTLSTPFPPPFPHPSSSHPQALFQPSSCLVGSPSTSLQHQPVTLQNPPNPPTACPTYPPVEFNAIPQFNPTPPYRPEMSLHPPPLSSLPSSTPPPTLYTTFPSYPLRLCQDPHSSLSIPFRHLYRQHQHGHPQGAYLM, encoded by the exons ATGCTGAGCGTGGAGATGTACCCCAGTTTGACGTTAGGACCCCAAAGGATTGGAGACTGCTTTTCTAGAG ACCGAGATGCTGCTGCACACATTCCTCTCTTCCCTTCAGCGTGTGATGCTGCAGCCAAAGCTCTGCCGCCTCCCGTCCCCAACCAGCTCACATCCAAGAGTAAAAAAGACGAAGTGAAGATGGAGCTGGAGAATTCATCTTTATGGAAACAGTTCAGCTCAGTGGGCACAGAGATGATCATCACTAAAAAGGGCAG GCGGATGTTTCCCGGGTTGAAGTTGAAGCTGTCCGGCTTGAACCAATCTCTCCGTTACATCCTCCTTCTGGACATCGTCCCAGTGGACAACTCTCGCTATCGTTTCCAAGGCGGTGGTTGGCAGGTGGTTGGCGGGGCCGAAGCGAGGCTGCCGGACCGCGTCTTCATCCATCCGGACTCACCTGCCACAGGTGCACACTGGCAGAGTCGAACCATCTCCTTCCACTACGCCAAACTCACCAACAACACCCTGGATTCACATGGACAT attatccTACACTCACTGCATCGCTACCAGCCCAGAGTACATGTGATTGAGGCCAGAGATGTGTTGAAATGGGGAGGACAGCAGCACACCTTCGTCTTCCCTGAGACGCAGTTCATCACCGTCACCGCCTACCAGAACCACAAG atCACAGAGCTTAAGATCAACTCCAACCCTTTTGCCAAAGGGTTCAGAGAGGACGGAATGAACAATAAGAA GCAAAGAAACGCCAGACAAAAACGCAAAATGGCTGTCCTGACAGAAACCACGGATACTG TGAGCTGTGATCCTTGTAACTCCACTGAGCTCCTGGCCCTGGCTCCTCTGCCTACACTTCCTGACCCGTGCTGTGGCTTCAGACCAGAGGACGCCTCCTATGAGGACGCCATGGTTCCCCAGCAGCCTTTAGATCTCCACCAGACATTTATGGCCTCACAGATGTCTGATATCGGCATGTCCATTTCCAACGAGATGCAAAACACAGCTGGAAACCAGGTGGAAAACAGTCTAATCGACAG CACCGACTCAGCAGTTTACTCCTCCACCTTCTCCGCTGATGAAGTCAACGCCTCCTCTTTCCCTCCAGCTCCTCTGCCTataccttcctcctcctcctccttctccactCTTCCTCCTGTCCTCGACTCCTCAGATTCATCCAATCCTCAGTCTTCCATCAACTACCcctccctcctctcctcctctcccACCCTCTCCGTCACCTCCTCCACTCCCGCCCTGCAGCACACCTCCTTCGTCTTCCCCACTCCACCTCCTTCAAACTCCTCCTCTCCACAGACcctcctctcctcttcctcctctcacTCGTACCCTGTAATTGATGTGGACTACAGTGGAGCGCCCTCCTCGTGCCAGGTGGATCTGCAGAATCAGATTTCTCCTCAAGCTCTGCTCAACCAATCAGAAAGCAGCTCACCTGATGATCAAAGCACCCCAGTCTTCCTCTATCCAGATATTGTGTCTCAGAATCCTGATCCTGTGTCTACTTCACAGCCTCAAAAATCCACTGTGAGCCTCCCGTTCTGTTTGCCTTCATACGGTCCCGCCTCATCATTTACTTTCCCTCCACACATGCAGAATCTTTCCTATCCGAATGTGTCCCAGAGCTCCACCCACCCCGTACACCCCGACCACCCCGTCCTGCAACTACCAAACATGAGCTTTCACCAAAGCCAGGGTTCGACTCTCTCGACAccttttcctcctccttttcctcaCCCTTCATCCTCTCATCCTCAGGCTCTTTTCCAACCATCATCTTGCTTGGTTGggtccccctccacctcccttCAGCATCAGCCCGTTACCCTTCAAAACCCGCCCAACCCCCCCACGGCCTGCCCAACGTACCCTCCTGTGGAATTTAACGCCATTCCCCAGTTCAACCCCACTCCACCCTATCGCCCAGAGATGTCCCTACACCCCCCGCCTCTATCATCACTCCCCTCCTCCACCCCTCCACCCACCCTCTACACCACCTTCCCTTCATACCCTCTGCGTCTTTGCCAGGACCCCCACTCGTCCCTCTCCATTCCATTTAGGCATCTGTACAGGCAACACCAGCATGGCCACCCACAGGGGGCCTACCTCATGTAA
- the prodh2 gene encoding hydroxyproline dehydrogenase isoform X2 yields the protein MLSSRVTSAGYQSLRLVGTSAVRVAAVKQPELLSSSMAFEDPSAFRVKSFGELLRALGVFRLCSFPMLVNNCGKLMSLGRMLLGRKGFSLLLRPTVYAQFVAGENEREISQSMQKISMLGMRPMLAVPIEEDLGEGTGEKRYDDNMEAMLECVRMSHRNAWCKDPMMQLKITALLSPELCVKLTTLMTQQSYDLDLLVKAMDGNESVNKVRVLVDAEYTYMNPALSLVTMAMMKKFNRDGAWIWNTYQCYLNESRSLLLEDLQLSKRERFCFGVKLVRGAYMDKERKLAEKEKRDDPVHQCWEDTNDSYNGSMDVMLENISQKPERYKIIVATHNEESVRWAVKRMEELGIDKDGGSVCFGQLLGMCDHVSLTLAKEGYAVYKSVPYGSVDDTVPYLVRRAQENRTVLQGIRKERELLRKEFKRRLGLSG from the exons ATGTTGAGCTCCCGTGTAACATCCGCTGGCTACCAGTCGCTAAGGCTCGTGGGCACTTCGGCAGTCAGGGTGGCCGCGGTCAAACAGCCGGAGCTCCTCTCTTCATCCATGGCCTTTGAGGACCCTAGTGCCTTCAGAGTGAAGAGTTTTGGGGAACTTCTCCGAGCTTTAGGTGTCTTCAGACTCTGTTCCTTCCCAATGTTGGTTAACAACTGTGGAAAG ctAATGTCTCTGGGACGTATGCTCCTGGGTAGGAAAGGCTTTTCTCTGCTGCTGCGTCCTACCGTCTACGCCCAGTTTGTGGCCGGTGAGAACGAACGGGAGATTTCTCAGTCCATGCAGAAGATAAGCATGCTGGGAATGAGGCCTATGCTGGCCGTTCCTATTGAGGAAGACCTGGGCGAGGGCACTGg AGAAAAACGTTACGACGACAACATGGAGGCCATGTTGGAATGTGTGCGAATGTCACACAGAAACGCCTGGTGCAAAGACCCCATGATGCAGCTGAAGATCACGGCTCTGCTCAGCCCCGAGCTCTGT GTGAAACTCACCACACTTATGACACAACAGTCATATGATCTGGATCTACTGGTCAAGGCGATGGATGGAAAC gAAAGTGTGAACAAAGTCAGAGTCCTGGTGGATGCTGAGTACACCTACATGAACCCCGCTCTCTCTCTTGTCACCATGGCGATGATGAAAAAGTTCAACCGAGACGGCGCCTGGATATGGAACACCTACCAGTGTTACCTGAAT GAATCCAGGTCTCTTCTTCTGGAGGATCTGCAGCTCTCTAAGAGGGAACGTTTCTGCTTCGGAGTGAAACTGGTGAGAGGAGCGTACATGGACAAAGAGAGGAAACTGGCAGAGAAAGAGAAACGAGATGATCCCGTTCATCAGTGCTGGGAGGACACCAACGACAG TTATAACGGTTCTATGGATGTGATGCTGGAAAACATATCACAGAAACCAGAGCGCTACAAGATTATAGTCGCTACCCACAATGAAGAGTCAGTGAGATGGGCTGTGAAAAG GATGGAGGAGCTGGGGATAGATAAAGATGGAGGTTCGGTGTGTTTTGGGCAGCTGCTGGGGATGTGTGATCATGTCTCACTCACTCTGG CTAAAGAAGGCTATGCTGTGTACAAGTCGGTTCCCTACGGTTCTGTGGACGACACGGTTCCGTACCTGGTCCGCAGGGCCCAGGAGAACCGCACCGTGCTGCAGGGAATACGAAAAGAGCGAGAACTTCTGAGAAAAGAGTTCAAGAGGAGGCTGGGCCTGAGTGGCTGA
- the prodh2 gene encoding hydroxyproline dehydrogenase isoform X1, with protein sequence MLSSRVTSAGYQSLRLVGTSAVRVAAVKQPELLSSSMAFEDPSAFRVKSFGELLRALGVFRLCSFPMLVNNCGKLMSLGRMLLGRKGFSLLLRPTVYAQFVAGENEREISQSMQKISMLGMRPMLAVPIEEDLGEGTGEKRYDDNMEAMLECVRMSHRNAWCKDPMMQLKITALLSPELCVKLTTLMTQQSYDLDLLVKAMDGNAVDVPGLDESETLHFLCGLQRLNRIAEESVNKVRVLVDAEYTYMNPALSLVTMAMMKKFNRDGAWIWNTYQCYLNESRSLLLEDLQLSKRERFCFGVKLVRGAYMDKERKLAEKEKRDDPVHQCWEDTNDSYNGSMDVMLENISQKPERYKIIVATHNEESVRWAVKRMEELGIDKDGGSVCFGQLLGMCDHVSLTLAKEGYAVYKSVPYGSVDDTVPYLVRRAQENRTVLQGIRKERELLRKEFKRRLGLSG encoded by the exons ATGTTGAGCTCCCGTGTAACATCCGCTGGCTACCAGTCGCTAAGGCTCGTGGGCACTTCGGCAGTCAGGGTGGCCGCGGTCAAACAGCCGGAGCTCCTCTCTTCATCCATGGCCTTTGAGGACCCTAGTGCCTTCAGAGTGAAGAGTTTTGGGGAACTTCTCCGAGCTTTAGGTGTCTTCAGACTCTGTTCCTTCCCAATGTTGGTTAACAACTGTGGAAAG ctAATGTCTCTGGGACGTATGCTCCTGGGTAGGAAAGGCTTTTCTCTGCTGCTGCGTCCTACCGTCTACGCCCAGTTTGTGGCCGGTGAGAACGAACGGGAGATTTCTCAGTCCATGCAGAAGATAAGCATGCTGGGAATGAGGCCTATGCTGGCCGTTCCTATTGAGGAAGACCTGGGCGAGGGCACTGg AGAAAAACGTTACGACGACAACATGGAGGCCATGTTGGAATGTGTGCGAATGTCACACAGAAACGCCTGGTGCAAAGACCCCATGATGCAGCTGAAGATCACGGCTCTGCTCAGCCCCGAGCTCTGT GTGAAACTCACCACACTTATGACACAACAGTCATATGATCTGGATCTACTGGTCAAGGCGATGGATGGAAAC GCAGTCGACGTCCCTGGTTTGGATGAAAGTGAGACTTTGCATTTCCTTTGTGGTCTGCAGAGACTCAACAGGATAGCAGAG gAAAGTGTGAACAAAGTCAGAGTCCTGGTGGATGCTGAGTACACCTACATGAACCCCGCTCTCTCTCTTGTCACCATGGCGATGATGAAAAAGTTCAACCGAGACGGCGCCTGGATATGGAACACCTACCAGTGTTACCTGAAT GAATCCAGGTCTCTTCTTCTGGAGGATCTGCAGCTCTCTAAGAGGGAACGTTTCTGCTTCGGAGTGAAACTGGTGAGAGGAGCGTACATGGACAAAGAGAGGAAACTGGCAGAGAAAGAGAAACGAGATGATCCCGTTCATCAGTGCTGGGAGGACACCAACGACAG TTATAACGGTTCTATGGATGTGATGCTGGAAAACATATCACAGAAACCAGAGCGCTACAAGATTATAGTCGCTACCCACAATGAAGAGTCAGTGAGATGGGCTGTGAAAAG GATGGAGGAGCTGGGGATAGATAAAGATGGAGGTTCGGTGTGTTTTGGGCAGCTGCTGGGGATGTGTGATCATGTCTCACTCACTCTGG CTAAAGAAGGCTATGCTGTGTACAAGTCGGTTCCCTACGGTTCTGTGGACGACACGGTTCCGTACCTGGTCCGCAGGGCCCAGGAGAACCGCACCGTGCTGCAGGGAATACGAAAAGAGCGAGAACTTCTGAGAAAAGAGTTCAAGAGGAGGCTGGGCCTGAGTGGCTGA
- the eif3c gene encoding eukaryotic translation initiation factor 3 subunit C: protein MSRFFATGSDSESEESSSADEITPKAPGTTLKQSLLLSDDEEDTKRVVRSAKDKRFEELTNLIKTIRNAMKIRDMAKCLEEFEQLCRAFLKSKNIVDKEGVPSFYIRLLADLEDYLNLLWEDKEGKKKMNKNNAKALSTLRQKIRKYNRDYETEITAYKENPQESADEEEEKEAGDSGSSSDSDDDDDDDDDGVSAKAFLKKKPESAPDASKFLKSSKGSGEESSSSEDDDEGGWGSDPVGSGSESSDEDQGKSASLAVVFLKKTHESEKSADKKVSKRKKIKKEHLEEEPEEGEGEEVEGGWEKVKGGVCLVKEKPKMFAKGTEINIPVVVKKLNEILQARGKKGTDRAAQIELFNALAAITAENNLGQGILVKIKFNIIASLYDYNPNLAAFMKPDMWKKCLDCINELLDILFEDNNIFIGENIAEDSENLAISEQPFRVRGCILTLVERMDEEFTKIMQNTDPHSQEYVDNLKDEGKVCNIIDRLLDYLETKGSTEEICRVYLRRIMHTYYKFDYKTHRRSLGLPAESKSEQDQDESEGEDSAIIMDRLCKFIYAKDRTDRIRTCAILCHIYHHALHSRWYQARDLMLMSHLQDNIQHADPPVQILYNRTMVQLGICAFRQGMIKDAHNALLDIQSSGRAKELLGQGLLMRNMQERNAEQEKIEKRRQVPFHMHINLELLECVYLVSAMLLEIPYMAAHEFDARRRMISKQFHHQLRVGERQPLLGPPESMREHVVAASKAMKMGDWRTCHSFIINEKMNSKVWDLFPETQRVREMLVRKIQEESLRTYLFTYSSVYDSISMHTLSEMFQLEIPTVHSIISKMIINEELMASLDQPTQTVVMHRTEPTSLQNMALQLAEKLGSLVENNERVFDLKQGVYGGYFNRDQKGGYQQNKSYQRDQKGSYQQKHGGYQRGGYRNQNQNNY, encoded by the exons ATGTCTCGTTTCTTTGCCACGGGCTCTGACAGTGAGTCAGAGGAGTCTTCATCAGCCGATGAGATCACTCCCAAAGCCCCCGGGACCACCCTCAAACA GTCATTGCTTCTCAGTGACGATGAGGAGGACACTAAAAGAGTGGTGCGGAGCGCCAAAGACAAAAG GTTTGAGGAGTTGACCAACCTCATAAAGACGATCCGTAACGCCATGAAGATTCGCGACATGGCCAAATGTTTGGAGGAGTTTGAGCAGCTGTGTCGAGCCTTCCTCAAAAGCAAGAATATTGTGGATAAAGAGGGTGTTCCCTCGTTTTATATTCGCCTTCTTGCCGATTTGGAAGACTACCTAAACCTG CTATGGGAGGACAAGGAGGGGAAAAAGAAGATGAACAAGAACAATGCAAAGGCCCTGAGCACGCTTCGTCAAAAGATCCGCAAGTACAACAGGGACTATGAAACTGAAATTACCGCCTACAAAGAG AACCCACAGGAATCtgctgatgaagaggaggaaaaggaggCAGGGGACTCTG GCTCTTCTTCTGACagtgacgatgatgatgatgatgatgatgatggtgtgtCAGCCAAGGCCTTCCTAAAGAAAAAGCCTGAATCTGCTCCAGACGCTAGCAAATTCCTCAAGTCCTCCAAGGGATCCGGG GAGGAGTCGTCCTCAtctgaagatgatgatgaaggaggCTGGGGCTCAGACCCCGTCGGCAGTGGCAGTGAAAGTTCAGATGAAGACCAAGGAAAGAGCGCATCCCTGGCCGTGGTTTTCCTGAAGAA GACTCACGAGTCTGAGAAATCTGCCGACAAGAAGGTCAGTAAGAGGAAGAAGATCAAAAAAGAGCATCTGGAAGAAGAACCTGAGGAGGGTGAAGGAGAGGAGGTTGAAGGAGGCTGGGAGAAGGTTAAGGGAGGAGTCTGTCTGGTTAAG GAAAAGCCCAAGATGTTTGCTAAAGGCACAGAGATCAACATTCCAGTGGTGGTGAAGAAACTCAATGAGATCCTGCAAGCGAGAGGAAAGAAAGGCACAGACAG GGCTGCCCAAATCGAGCTGTTCAATGCTTTGGCTGCCATCACTGCTGAAAATAACTTGGGTCAAGGCATCTTGGTCAAAATCAAGTTTAACATCATCGCTTCCCTGTATGATTACAATCCCAACTTGGCAGCCTTCATGAAG CCTGACATGTGGAAGAAGTGCCTGGATTGTATCAACGAGCTGCTCGACATCCTGTTTGAAGACAACAACATATTTATAGGGGAGAACATTGCAGAAGACAGTGAGAATCTTGCCATCTCTGAGCAG cCTTTCAGAGTGCGAGGTTGTATTCTAACGCTGGTTGAGAGAATGGATGAAGAGTTCACCAAGATCATGCAGAACACTGATCCTCACTCACAAG AATATGTCGACAACCTGAAGGACGAGGGAAAGGTTTGTAACATCATCGACCGACTGCTGGATTACTTGGAGACCAAAGGTAGCACGGAGGAGATTTGCCGCGTCTACCTGCGCAGGATCATGCACACGTACTACAAGTTTGACTACAAAACCCACCGCCGCAGCCTCGGCCTCCCGGCAGAGTCCAAG TCTGAGCAGGACCAGGATGAGAGCGAGGGTGAGGACAGCGCTATCATCATGGACCGACTCTGTAAGTTCATCTACGCCAAGGATCGCACTGACCGCATCCGAACCTGCGCCATCCTCTGCCACATCTACCACCACGCCCTGCATTCACGCTGGTACCAGGCACGTGACCTCATGCTGATGAGCCACCTTCAGGACAACATCCAACATGCTGACCCTCCCGTGCAG ATCTTGTACAACAGGACCATGGTGCAGCTTGGCATCTGTGCGTTCAGGCAGGGCATGATCAAAGATGCTCACAATGCACTCCTGGATATTCAGTCGTCTGGTCGTGCCAAAGAACTCCTGGGTCAAGGTCTGCTCATGAGGAACATGCAGGAGAGGAACGCAGAGCAGGAGAAGATTGAAAAGAGGAGACAG GTGCCGTTCCACATGCACATCAACCTGGAGCTCCTGGAGTGTGTGTACCTGGTGTCGGCCATGTTGCTGGAAATCCCCTACATGGCAGCCCACGAGTTTGACGCTCGTCGCAGGATGATCAGCAAACAGTTCCACCACCAGCTCAGAGTGGGAGAGAGACAGCCGCTGCTGG GACCCCCTGAGAGCATGAGGGAGCACGTGGTGGCAGCCAGCAAGGCCATGAAGATGGGCGACTGGCGCACCTGTCACTCCTTCATCATCAATGAGAAGATGAACAGCAAAGTTTGGGACTTGTTTCCTGAGACgcagagagtgagagagatgCTCGTCAG gAAGATCCAGGAGGAGTCTCTGAGGACGTATCTGTTCACATACAGCAGCGTTTATGACTCCATCAG CATGCACACTCTGTCCGAGATGTTCCAACTGGAGATTCCCACAGTTCACAGCATCATCAGTAAGATGATCATCAACGAGGAGCTGATG GCTTCCCTGGACCAGCCCACACAGACGGTGGTGATGCACCGCACCGAGCCCACCTCCCTGCAGAACATGGCCCTGCAGCTGGCTGAGAAACTGGGCAGTCTGGTGGAGAACAACGAGCGCGTGTTTGACCTCAAACAGGGCGTGTACGGAGGATACTTCAACAGAG ATCAGAAAGGTGGATACCAACAGAACAAGTCCTACCAGAGAG aTCAGAAAGGTTCTTACCAGCAGAAACACGGCGGTTACCAACGAGGAGGCTACAGGAATCAGAACCAAAACAACTATTGA